One segment of Ricinus communis isolate WT05 ecotype wild-type chromosome 8, ASM1957865v1, whole genome shotgun sequence DNA contains the following:
- the LOC125370939 gene encoding uncharacterized protein LOC125370939, which produces MAIRGGEMVFTSDESEGDEETEHDDDDNMPPLEDCEDLQLSEQLFDRNVVNYGRTNSYSLIMNGVRYSLAPLSPKEVYEDQKETLFSTNDFNPSLPSVFMNLLQKFEDVFPEELPNGLPPLRGIKHQIDFKCDFCTNKLVFLSFVVSAKGIEVDEEKVKVIKDWPTPKNTSEVKSIGAVLMQDEKPIAYFSEKLHSASLKYPTYDKKLYVLVRALDVWSHYLLPKEFVIHTNHESLKHLKGQNKLNKCHSKWSEFIEAFP; this is translated from the exons ATGGCGATTCGAGGTGGTGAGATGGTTTTTACTAGTGATGAGAGTGAAGGTGATGAGGAGACCGaacatgatgatgatgataacatGCCACCACTGGAGGATTGTGAAGATCTCCAATTAAGTGAGCAA TTGTTTGATAGGAATGTGGTTAATTATGGGCGTACCAATTCATATTCTCTTATTATGAATGGTGTGCGTTATTCTCTTGCTCCTTTAAGTCCCAAGGAGGTTTATGAAGATCAAAAG GAAACATTATTTAGTACTAACGACTTTAACCCTTCTCTTCCTAGTGTCTTTATGAATCTCTTGCAAAAGTTTGAAGATGTGTTTCCGGAAGAATTGCCTAATGGGTTACCGCCCTTGAGAGGCATTAagcatcaaattgatttt aagtgtgatttttgcacaaacaagCTTGTGTTTCTTAGCTTTGTTGTTAGTGCAAAGGGTATTGAAGTagatgaagaaaaggttaaggtgATCAAGGATTGGCCTACACCGAAGAATACTAGCGAAGTCAAAA gtattggagctgtCCTTATGCAAGATGAGAAGCCAATCGCCTATTTTAGTGAGAAACTCCATAGTGCGAGTTTGAAGTATCCAACATATGATAAGAAACTCTATGTGCTTGTTAGGGCTTTGGATGTGTGGAGCCATTATTTGCTACCAAAGGAGTTCGTAATCCACACCAATCATGAGTCTTTGAAGCACTTGAAGGGCCAAAACAAGTTGAATAAGTGTCATTCCAAGTGGAGTGAATTCATTGAGGCGTTTCCTTAA